The following coding sequences are from one Bacteroidota bacterium window:
- the aroB gene encoding 3-dehydroquinate synthase: protein MQKITITAGTAQSDILLGESLKNVSKYLPAGKTVIVTDEYVESLYGKDFPEVPVIKIGRGEQIKTLETLKDIYDKFLEYEVDRSSFILGIGGGIVCDITGFAASTFMRGVPFGFVSTTLLSQVDASIGGKNGVNFHGFKNMIGVFAQPKFVICDFELLRTLDERTYNSGLAEIAKAAMIKDAELFNFLVRNYSRALQHDIPVVHKIVHDSLMVKAAIVQADEKEKGERRKLNFGHTLGHAVEKLCGLMHGESISIGIVLAAGISMKKGFLNQEDYQKVIKLLKNFQLPTSLDIDKSKLFDVLRKDKKREGDSINFVFLKKIGEAVVEKITLNEMEELIDDLH, encoded by the coding sequence ATGCAAAAAATAACAATAACTGCCGGCACAGCCCAATCAGATATTTTATTGGGCGAGTCATTGAAAAATGTCTCAAAATATTTACCTGCAGGTAAAACAGTAATTGTAACGGATGAATACGTCGAAAGTCTCTATGGCAAAGATTTTCCAGAGGTTCCTGTAATTAAAATCGGACGTGGTGAACAAATCAAGACCCTGGAAACTCTAAAAGATATTTATGACAAATTTCTGGAATATGAAGTTGACCGTTCCTCTTTTATCCTTGGAATTGGAGGAGGGATTGTTTGCGACATCACTGGTTTTGCAGCATCCACGTTTATGAGAGGGGTACCTTTCGGCTTTGTCTCTACCACCCTGCTCTCGCAGGTAGATGCCAGCATAGGCGGAAAAAACGGGGTAAATTTCCATGGTTTCAAAAATATGATCGGTGTCTTTGCCCAGCCCAAATTCGTAATTTGCGATTTCGAGCTGCTCAGGACACTGGATGAAAGAACTTATAATTCCGGCCTTGCCGAAATAGCAAAGGCTGCAATGATCAAAGATGCAGAATTGTTCAATTTCCTGGTAAGAAACTACAGCCGGGCTCTTCAGCATGATATTCCCGTGGTTCACAAAATCGTGCACGACTCATTAATGGTAAAAGCTGCTATTGTCCAGGCGGATGAAAAAGAAAAAGGAGAACGCCGCAAATTGAATTTCGGACATACCCTGGGACATGCTGTTGAAAAGCTTTGCGGACTGATGCATGGCGAGAGCATCAGCATAGGAATAGTACTGGCTGCAGGTATCTCCATGAAAAAGGGCTTTCTGAATCAGGAAGATTATCAGAAAGTTATTAAATTACTTAAAAATTTTCAGCTGCCCACCTCTCTGGACATTGATAAATCCAAATTGTTTGACGTATTGAGAAAAGACAAAAAACGGGAAGGCGACAGCATAAATTTTGTTTTTCTTAAAAAAATCGGAGAAGCTGTTGTTGAAAAAATCACACTTAATGAAATGGAGGAATTGATAGATGATCTGCATTAG